The Pseudarthrobacter sp. NS4 genome includes a window with the following:
- a CDS encoding hemolysin family protein codes for MSDWAGILWLGVLLLGNAFFVAAEFAVMSARRSQIEPLAESGSKRAQTTLKAMENVSLMLACAQLGITVCSLLILLVAEPAIHHLLAYPLEMVGLPMEVADVAAFAVALMLVTFLHVTFGEMVPKNISVSVADKAALLLAPPLVFIARLVHPVISVLNWSANHILKLLRIEPKDEVNSSFTLEEVQSIVQESTRHGLVDDDAGLINGALEFSEHTAEDIMVPLENLVMLKAATTPVEFEKAVSRTGFSRFPMLDDEDMLYGYLHVKDVLSIPEQAYGLPIAESRIRSLANLSLNDEIEKAMSVMQRTGSHLARVIGPDGKTQGVLFLEDVIEQLVGEIRDATQATGIRRLGQPNGG; via the coding sequence ATGAGCGACTGGGCAGGAATCCTGTGGCTGGGTGTCCTCCTGCTCGGCAACGCCTTTTTCGTGGCAGCGGAATTCGCCGTGATGTCCGCCAGGCGAAGCCAGATTGAGCCCCTGGCGGAAAGTGGCTCCAAACGGGCGCAGACCACGCTGAAAGCGATGGAAAATGTCTCGCTGATGCTGGCATGTGCCCAGCTGGGCATTACTGTTTGCTCCCTGCTGATCCTGCTGGTGGCGGAGCCCGCTATCCACCACCTGCTGGCCTACCCGTTGGAGATGGTGGGCCTGCCGATGGAGGTTGCCGATGTGGCAGCCTTCGCCGTGGCGCTAATGCTGGTCACGTTCCTGCACGTGACCTTCGGCGAGATGGTGCCGAAGAATATCTCGGTGTCGGTTGCGGACAAGGCAGCACTGTTACTGGCTCCGCCGCTGGTATTCATTGCCCGGCTGGTCCACCCCGTGATTTCAGTCCTGAACTGGTCGGCAAACCATATCCTCAAGCTATTGCGGATCGAACCCAAGGACGAGGTGAACTCCTCGTTCACCCTGGAGGAAGTGCAGTCCATCGTCCAGGAGTCCACCCGCCACGGACTGGTGGACGACGACGCGGGACTGATTAACGGTGCCCTTGAATTCTCGGAACATACGGCCGAGGACATCATGGTGCCGCTTGAGAACCTCGTCATGCTGAAGGCTGCAACCACCCCTGTGGAGTTTGAGAAGGCTGTCAGCCGTACCGGCTTCTCCCGGTTCCCGATGCTTGACGACGAGGACATGCTCTACGGCTACCTCCATGTGAAGGATGTCCTGTCCATCCCGGAGCAGGCTTACGGGCTTCCCATCGCGGAAAGCCGGATCAGGTCACTGGCCAATCTTTCGTTGAACGACGAGATTGAAAAGGCGATGTCCGTCATGCAGCGGACCGGCTCACACCTTGCCCGGGTGATCGGTCCGGACGGCAAAACCCAGGGCGTCCTGTTCCTTGAAGACGTTATTGAGCAGCTTGTGGGCGAAATCCGGGATGCTACCCAGGCCACCGGGATCCGACGCCTGGGACAGCCGAACGGCGGTTAG
- a CDS encoding metal ABC transporter ATP-binding protein: MKPVVSLTGASLRFGKRALWEDLDLDIKPGEFFAVLGPNGSGKTSFLKVLLGLQELHQGRAALGGRPVERGSSLIGYIPQQKSFAPDTPMRARDLVGLGVDGHRWGLRLSSAKANRRIDELLDLVGATDYAKVPVGQLSGGEQQRLRVAQALATDPQVLLCDEPLLSLDLHHQQAVSALINKQCHEQKSAVVFVTHEINPIIDYVDRVLYLAGGRFKVGTPDQVMTTEVLSDLYGSHVEVIHANGRIVVVGLPDATTHHHHAETHALAGEAA, from the coding sequence TTGAAACCTGTCGTCAGCCTTACCGGGGCGTCCCTGAGGTTCGGTAAGAGGGCGCTCTGGGAGGACCTGGACCTTGACATCAAGCCCGGGGAGTTCTTCGCCGTGCTCGGCCCCAACGGAAGCGGCAAGACCAGCTTCCTGAAAGTCCTGCTTGGGTTGCAGGAACTGCATCAGGGGCGGGCTGCGCTTGGCGGGCGCCCGGTTGAGCGCGGCAGCAGCCTGATCGGCTACATCCCCCAGCAGAAGTCGTTTGCACCCGACACCCCGATGCGGGCCAGGGACCTGGTGGGACTCGGCGTGGATGGGCACCGTTGGGGACTGCGCCTGTCATCTGCCAAGGCAAACCGCAGGATCGATGAGCTCCTTGACCTGGTCGGCGCCACTGACTATGCAAAAGTTCCGGTCGGCCAGCTTTCCGGCGGCGAGCAGCAGCGGCTCCGTGTTGCCCAGGCCCTTGCCACTGATCCCCAGGTCCTTCTCTGCGACGAACCGCTGCTGTCCCTTGACCTGCACCACCAGCAGGCTGTCAGTGCGCTGATCAACAAGCAGTGCCACGAGCAGAAGAGCGCGGTGGTGTTCGTTACCCACGAGATCAACCCGATCATCGATTATGTGGACCGGGTGCTGTACCTGGCCGGAGGCCGGTTCAAGGTGGGGACTCCGGACCAAGTCATGACCACTGAAGTGCTCTCCGACCTTTACGGCAGCCATGTTGAGGTCATTCACGCCAACGGGCGCATCGTGGTGGTCGGGCTTCCGGATGCCACCACCCACCATCACCACGCCGAGACGCATGCGCTGGCAGGGGAGGCAGCCTGA
- a CDS encoding NAD(P)-dependent alcohol dehydrogenase, with protein MTPGRPVPPPLARPVTPASDTGVLAAAYGAVSDDSGLVPLTVARRTPKADDVEIAIEFCGLCHSDVHATRGEWGGQAYPLVPGHEIVGTVSRVGSNVTGFAVGDRVGVGCMVDSCRVCESCLDGLEQYCESGMTGTYGARDRRNGDAITQGGYSSSVVVDHRYVLRVPESLDPAAVAPLLCAGVTTFSPLRHFDVEEGDVVGVVGLGGLGHMAVKLAKAMGAKVVVFTTSESKAPAALELGADEVVLSRDEAAMVAANRTIDLIIDTVAAPHDLNPLFRTLRVDGALFQLGLPSEAMPPVNPGALIRRRIAYAGSLIGGISETQEMLDFCAQHGVVADIEVVSADKLNEAYDRMVAGDVKYRFVLDTSTLQAPAKEADA; from the coding sequence ATGACCCCAGGACGTCCCGTACCGCCGCCCCTCGCCAGACCAGTAACCCCCGCTTCCGATACCGGAGTCCTTGCCGCCGCCTACGGCGCAGTATCCGACGACAGCGGGCTGGTGCCGCTGACAGTGGCCCGGCGCACTCCCAAGGCGGACGACGTCGAGATCGCCATTGAATTTTGCGGCCTGTGCCATTCGGACGTGCACGCCACGCGGGGGGAATGGGGAGGCCAGGCCTACCCGCTGGTTCCCGGCCACGAAATCGTGGGCACCGTCAGCCGCGTCGGCTCCAACGTCACAGGGTTCGCGGTGGGCGACCGCGTGGGAGTGGGCTGCATGGTGGACTCCTGCCGTGTGTGCGAAAGCTGCCTGGACGGCCTCGAACAGTACTGCGAAAGCGGAATGACCGGCACCTACGGTGCCAGGGACCGCCGGAACGGGGATGCCATCACCCAGGGTGGCTACTCGTCGTCTGTCGTGGTGGACCACCGCTACGTGCTTCGGGTACCTGAATCGCTTGACCCGGCGGCGGTGGCACCCCTGCTGTGCGCCGGGGTCACCACGTTCTCACCCCTGCGGCACTTCGACGTCGAAGAGGGGGACGTGGTGGGCGTGGTGGGCCTTGGCGGGCTGGGCCACATGGCCGTTAAGCTCGCCAAAGCCATGGGCGCAAAGGTGGTGGTTTTCACCACGTCCGAGTCCAAGGCGCCTGCCGCACTGGAACTGGGGGCCGACGAGGTGGTCCTGTCCCGTGACGAGGCTGCGATGGTGGCGGCGAACCGCACCATCGACCTGATCATCGATACCGTCGCGGCTCCCCACGACCTGAACCCGCTGTTCCGCACCCTGCGCGTGGACGGTGCGCTGTTCCAGCTGGGCCTCCCTTCCGAGGCGATGCCGCCGGTGAACCCCGGCGCCCTCATCAGGCGCAGGATCGCCTATGCCGGCTCCCTGATCGGCGGAATTTCCGAGACCCAGGAGATGCTGGACTTTTGCGCGCAGCATGGCGTTGTGGCGGACATCGAAGTGGTATCTGCCGACAAGCTCAATGAGGCCTACGACCGGATGGTCGCAGGGGACGTGAAATACCGGTTCGTGCTGGACACCAGCACTTTGCAGGCACCCGCCAAGGAGGCAGACGCATGA
- a CDS encoding MBL fold metallo-hydrolase has protein sequence MKLTKFTHACVRLEKDNRVLVVDPGNFSEAAEALAGAEAVLVTHEHADHIDTEAVLEALRSNTHLELFAPAGVADQMRTDAPEAVARVNAVAPGTSFDVAGFAIRSFGGQHALIHPQIPVVANIGYLIDDNVYHPGDSFVIPDGITVKTLLVPLHAPWSKSAEVVDFVIGVRAPRAFQIHDGFLNENGLKIVEGHVSRIGAKYGTEYSHLAAGESVEV, from the coding sequence ATGAAGCTGACAAAATTCACCCATGCCTGTGTGCGGCTCGAAAAGGACAACCGGGTTCTGGTGGTCGATCCCGGAAACTTCTCGGAGGCAGCTGAAGCCCTGGCTGGTGCGGAAGCAGTGCTGGTGACCCATGAACACGCCGACCATATCGACACCGAGGCGGTTCTTGAAGCACTTCGCAGCAATACGCACCTGGAGCTTTTTGCGCCGGCAGGTGTAGCAGACCAGATGCGGACTGACGCTCCGGAGGCAGTGGCCCGCGTTAATGCGGTGGCGCCGGGTACGTCCTTCGACGTGGCGGGATTCGCGATCCGAAGCTTCGGCGGCCAGCACGCGCTGATCCATCCGCAAATTCCGGTTGTGGCGAACATTGGCTACCTCATTGACGACAACGTCTACCACCCGGGGGACTCGTTCGTCATTCCAGACGGGATCACCGTGAAGACCCTGCTGGTCCCGCTGCACGCACCGTGGAGCAAATCCGCTGAAGTGGTGGACTTTGTCATTGGCGTGCGGGCGCCGCGGGCGTTCCAGATCCATGACGGATTCCTCAATGAAAACGGCCTGAAGATTGTTGAAGGCCATGTCAGCAGGATCGGTGCCAAGTACGGTACGGAGTACAGCCACTTGGCCGCGGGGGAGTCGGTGGAGGTCTAA
- a CDS encoding metal ABC transporter solute-binding protein, Zn/Mn family has protein sequence MRRSAATRSSLAALAGLGMLLSACSPQAEPTSDAAEGINVVASTNVYGDIAKTIGGDKVSVTAIINKTSQDPHSYEATAQDRLAVSKADLVIENGGGYDDFIHTLAADSNLDDGKVLNVVELSGLAHPAEEEASAEATAPESTTGDGHAHAHGDLNEHVWYSLHAMEQLAEEISGKLAELDPASAQTFQTNAATFTSTLEELHGKLDSLKSGAAGATVAVTEPVPLYLLEDAGLVNATPEDYTAAIEEGSDVPPAVLKAATDLVASKSVRFLAYNEQTEGPQTESLKKAAETAGIPVVDFNETLPEGKTYLQWMTDNVDNISKVLESK, from the coding sequence GTGCGCCGTTCCGCTGCTACCCGTTCGTCCCTAGCCGCCCTCGCCGGCCTTGGCATGCTGCTCAGCGCCTGCAGCCCCCAGGCGGAGCCCACGTCCGACGCTGCCGAGGGCATCAACGTTGTAGCGTCCACGAACGTCTACGGCGATATCGCCAAGACCATCGGCGGGGACAAAGTCAGCGTCACCGCCATCATCAACAAGACGAGCCAGGATCCGCATTCCTATGAGGCAACCGCCCAAGACCGGCTGGCGGTGTCGAAGGCAGACCTCGTGATCGAAAATGGCGGCGGCTACGACGACTTCATCCACACCCTGGCGGCGGACAGCAACCTCGACGACGGCAAGGTGCTGAACGTCGTCGAACTGTCGGGGCTTGCCCACCCCGCGGAAGAGGAGGCCTCAGCCGAAGCGACCGCCCCCGAATCAACCACCGGGGACGGGCACGCGCACGCCCACGGCGATCTCAATGAGCACGTCTGGTACAGCCTGCACGCCATGGAGCAGCTCGCGGAAGAAATCTCGGGCAAGCTGGCAGAACTGGACCCCGCCTCGGCGCAGACCTTCCAGACCAATGCGGCCACCTTCACGTCCACCCTGGAGGAACTGCACGGAAAGCTCGACTCGCTCAAGTCCGGCGCCGCCGGGGCCACGGTGGCTGTTACCGAACCTGTTCCGCTTTACCTCCTGGAGGATGCGGGGCTGGTTAACGCCACCCCCGAGGACTACACTGCTGCGATCGAGGAAGGCTCCGACGTACCTCCGGCCGTGCTCAAAGCGGCAACCGACCTGGTGGCGTCGAAGTCGGTCCGTTTCCTGGCGTACAACGAGCAAACCGAAGGCCCGCAAACGGAGTCGCTGAAGAAAGCGGCCGAAACAGCCGGTATTCCCGTGGTGGACTTCAATGAAACCCTGCCCGAGGGCAAGACGTACCTGCAGTGGATGACGGACAATGTGGACAACATCAGTAAAGTTCTGGAGAGCAAATAG
- a CDS encoding Fur family transcriptional regulator produces MPLGAKADSTTPSPATGGGKEQRVTKQRLAVSAALDELDDFVSTQELYRIMQNQGVSVSLATAYRILQSLADEGLVDVLRNGEGEAVYRRCAVTGHHHHLLCRNCGKAVEVEAPAVETWAARTAAEHGYTEMAHTVEIFGLCPDCTAVKAAGKL; encoded by the coding sequence ATGCCGCTCGGCGCCAAGGCAGATTCCACTACGCCATCCCCTGCAACGGGCGGCGGCAAGGAACAGCGCGTCACGAAACAGCGACTGGCCGTGAGCGCTGCCCTGGATGAACTGGACGACTTCGTCAGCACCCAGGAGCTGTACCGGATCATGCAGAACCAGGGAGTGTCGGTTTCGCTCGCCACTGCCTACCGGATTCTCCAGTCGCTCGCCGACGAAGGTCTCGTCGACGTACTGCGCAACGGCGAGGGCGAAGCGGTGTACCGGCGGTGCGCCGTCACCGGGCACCATCATCACCTGCTGTGCAGGAATTGCGGGAAAGCGGTGGAGGTGGAGGCACCCGCCGTGGAAACCTGGGCAGCCCGCACCGCAGCCGAACACGGATACACAGAGATGGCCCACACGGTGGAAATCTTCGGACTGTGCCCGGACTGCACCGCCGTCAAGGCTGCGGGCAAGCTGTAG
- a CDS encoding HIT family protein — translation MSTLFTRILNGEIPGRFVWREDDVSAFLTTGPLADGHTLVVPTEEVDRWTDASPETLARVMEVARRIGAVQVDIFDAARAGLIVAGYEINHLHVHVWPSRSMADFNFASADQNPDPAVLDANAEKLRQGLRAAGYGGFVPAG, via the coding sequence ATGAGCACGCTTTTTACCAGGATCCTCAACGGGGAGATCCCCGGCCGGTTCGTCTGGCGGGAAGATGATGTGTCCGCATTCCTCACCACAGGCCCCCTTGCTGACGGCCACACCCTGGTGGTCCCCACCGAGGAAGTGGACCGCTGGACCGACGCATCACCGGAAACCCTGGCGAGGGTCATGGAGGTGGCCCGCCGGATCGGCGCGGTCCAGGTGGACATCTTCGATGCCGCACGGGCAGGGCTCATTGTGGCAGGGTACGAAATCAACCATCTCCACGTGCATGTGTGGCCCTCGCGGAGCATGGCGGACTTCAATTTCGCCTCTGCCGACCAGAATCCGGATCCCGCCGTGCTCGATGCGAACGCCGAGAAGCTCCGCCAGGGCCTGCGCGCTGCCGGCTACGGCGGGTTCGTCCCGGCCGGGTAA
- a CDS encoding hemolysin family protein, producing MEWLLLAAGLLLIAGTGFFVAVEFSLIALDQPTVQRAVDAGDTGAVPLLACLKSLSTQLSSCQLGITLTTLLTGYVMEPSVGRLLQVPLAAVGLPEVVAASISLVLAMVIATLLSMLLGELVPKNMAIALSFPVGKALARPQLIFTAVFRPAIVLLNGFSNKVLNVFGLEAKEEISGARTPAELASLVRRSAAMGTLDAGTANFIARTLNFSTRTAADVMTPRIRVETIDADQPVSDIVDAARRTGYSRFPVIGDSADDIRGLVHVKKAVAVPWERRQNLEAGAIMTEVLRVPETIHLDALLAELREGNLQLAVVLDEYGGTAGIATLEDLVEEIVGEVADEHDKVRPGLLQSASGDWYFPGLLRPDELSEQIPALTVPDEAAYETVGGYVMSKLGRIAAVGDTVPVGGGTLSVTRMDGRRIDRICFRPVRPEAEAAETNDRIER from the coding sequence ATGGAGTGGCTTCTCCTCGCAGCGGGTTTGCTGCTCATCGCCGGTACAGGCTTCTTTGTTGCCGTCGAGTTCTCCCTCATCGCCCTTGACCAGCCAACGGTCCAGCGGGCGGTCGACGCCGGCGACACAGGCGCCGTTCCCCTGCTCGCCTGCCTTAAATCCTTGTCAACGCAGCTTTCCAGCTGCCAGCTGGGCATTACCCTCACCACACTGCTGACGGGCTACGTCATGGAACCCTCGGTGGGGCGTCTCCTCCAAGTCCCGCTGGCCGCCGTCGGCCTTCCGGAGGTGGTGGCGGCCTCCATCTCGCTGGTCCTGGCCATGGTGATTGCCACCCTGCTCTCGATGCTCCTGGGTGAACTGGTTCCAAAGAACATGGCGATAGCCCTGTCCTTCCCGGTGGGCAAGGCCCTGGCCCGGCCGCAGCTGATATTCACAGCCGTCTTTAGGCCGGCCATCGTGTTGCTCAATGGCTTCTCCAACAAGGTCCTCAATGTTTTTGGGCTCGAGGCCAAGGAGGAAATTTCCGGGGCACGCACCCCGGCGGAGCTCGCTTCGCTGGTCCGCCGTTCGGCAGCGATGGGAACGCTCGACGCCGGCACTGCCAACTTCATCGCCCGCACGTTGAACTTTTCCACCAGAACGGCAGCAGATGTTATGACGCCGCGGATCCGGGTTGAAACGATCGACGCCGACCAGCCCGTTTCGGACATCGTGGACGCCGCCCGGCGGACCGGTTACTCCCGGTTCCCGGTTATCGGCGACTCCGCGGACGATATCCGTGGCCTGGTCCACGTTAAAAAAGCTGTAGCTGTTCCATGGGAACGCCGCCAAAACCTGGAGGCCGGCGCCATTATGACCGAGGTGCTCCGGGTGCCCGAGACCATCCACCTGGACGCCCTGCTGGCTGAACTCCGCGAGGGAAACCTGCAGCTCGCCGTCGTCCTGGATGAATACGGCGGAACTGCCGGCATCGCCACGCTGGAGGACCTGGTGGAGGAAATTGTGGGCGAGGTGGCGGACGAGCATGACAAGGTCCGCCCGGGGCTGTTGCAAAGCGCATCCGGCGACTGGTACTTCCCGGGACTGCTGCGTCCCGACGAACTGTCCGAGCAGATTCCGGCTCTCACGGTCCCGGACGAAGCAGCCTACGAAACAGTGGGCGGCTACGTCATGAGCAAGCTCGGCCGGATCGCGGCTGTGGGAGATACGGTTCCGGTAGGCGGCGGCACGTTGAGCGTCACCAGGATGGATGGCCGGCGGATTGACCGGATTTGTTTCCGTCCCGTACGCCCCGAGGCTGAAGCCGCGGAAACAAACGACAGGATTGAACGATGA
- a CDS encoding PLP-dependent cysteine synthase family protein: MEGADRAGREWSDRDWADQAIRKIRAENNRSADTHLYSVPLPEHWGVQLYLKDESTHRSGSLKHRLARSLFLFGLVNGWIRADTTIVEASSGSTAVSEAYFAQLLGLPFIAVMARTTSQEKIALIEQFGGSCLLVEHASDVYAAAEEVAATCNGHYMDQFTYAERATDWRGNNNIAESIFGQLELEEHPVPDWIVVGAGTGGTSATIGRYLRYHSHPTRLLVVDPENSAFYPGWLKGTATPPAGLPSRVEGIGRPRMEPSFVPSVIDHMVQVPDAASVAAMRHLRVLAGLHAGPSTGTNLWGVWQIIARMVDEGRQGSIVSLMCDGGERYAGNYYNQDWLAAQGLNPEPYEAVIRKFFDTGQWNPGVV; this comes from the coding sequence ATGGAAGGCGCGGACCGGGCAGGCCGCGAGTGGTCAGACCGGGACTGGGCGGACCAGGCCATCCGCAAGATCAGGGCGGAAAACAACCGCTCGGCGGACACCCACCTCTACTCAGTACCGCTGCCGGAGCACTGGGGAGTCCAGCTCTACCTCAAGGATGAATCGACCCACCGTTCGGGCAGCCTCAAGCACCGGCTGGCGCGCTCGCTGTTCCTCTTCGGCCTGGTCAACGGCTGGATCAGGGCGGACACCACCATCGTGGAGGCTTCCAGCGGAAGCACCGCAGTGTCGGAAGCCTACTTCGCCCAGCTGTTGGGGCTTCCCTTCATCGCCGTCATGGCCCGAACTACCAGCCAGGAAAAAATCGCCCTCATAGAACAGTTCGGCGGCTCCTGCCTGCTGGTGGAGCACGCCTCCGATGTCTACGCGGCTGCAGAAGAGGTGGCCGCTACCTGCAACGGCCACTACATGGACCAGTTCACCTATGCGGAACGGGCCACGGACTGGCGAGGCAACAACAACATCGCAGAGTCGATTTTCGGCCAGCTCGAATTGGAGGAGCATCCTGTTCCCGACTGGATTGTGGTGGGTGCCGGCACGGGCGGTACCAGCGCAACCATCGGCCGCTACCTCCGCTACCACAGCCACCCCACCAGGCTGCTGGTAGTGGATCCGGAGAACTCAGCGTTCTACCCTGGTTGGCTCAAGGGCACGGCCACGCCTCCAGCAGGCCTGCCGTCGCGCGTCGAAGGCATTGGGCGGCCACGGATGGAACCCAGCTTCGTACCCTCCGTGATCGACCACATGGTGCAGGTTCCGGACGCCGCATCTGTGGCGGCAATGCGCCACCTTAGGGTCCTGGCAGGCCTCCACGCTGGCCCTTCCACCGGCACCAACCTTTGGGGCGTCTGGCAGATCATCGCCCGGATGGTCGACGAGGGCCGGCAAGGCAGCATCGTTTCCCTGATGTGCGACGGCGGCGAACGGTACGCCGGAAACTACTACAACCAGGACTGGCTGGCGGCCCAGGGCCTCAACCCGGAGCCGTATGAAGCGGTCATCAGGAAGTTTTTTGATACGGGCCAATGGAACCCGGGCGTCGTTTAG
- a CDS encoding metal ABC transporter permease, protein MDADSILGAIFNFENYGELLVLVQNSIWAGAVLGLLGGLVGTFVMKRDLAFAVHGISELSFAGAAFALLIGADIVFGSLIGSVAAALLLGLMGVRARDKNSIIGVIMPFGLGLGILFLSLYEGRAANKFGLLTGQIVSVDTVQLQALAGTAVVVMVALIAIWRPLNFASVDPELAEARGVPVRMLAIVFMVLLGVSVALSIQVVGALLVLALLITPAAAALRITSSPVAVVVLSVAFAVTATVGGILLALGGRIPISPYVTTLSFLIYVVCRLIGSVRAGRGINGRILQPQ, encoded by the coding sequence ATGGACGCAGACAGCATCCTGGGGGCAATCTTCAATTTCGAGAACTACGGCGAATTGCTTGTCCTCGTGCAGAACTCCATCTGGGCGGGTGCCGTATTGGGGCTCCTCGGCGGCCTCGTAGGCACATTCGTGATGAAGCGGGACCTGGCGTTCGCCGTGCACGGCATTTCCGAACTCTCCTTCGCCGGGGCGGCCTTTGCCCTCCTGATCGGCGCGGACATCGTTTTCGGGTCCCTGATCGGATCGGTGGCGGCGGCACTGCTACTGGGCCTGATGGGTGTCAGGGCAAGGGACAAGAATTCCATTATCGGGGTCATCATGCCCTTCGGGCTGGGGCTGGGAATCCTGTTCCTGTCCCTCTACGAAGGGCGTGCAGCCAATAAGTTCGGCCTGCTCACCGGGCAGATTGTTTCCGTAGATACGGTCCAGCTCCAGGCACTCGCTGGAACGGCAGTGGTGGTGATGGTGGCCCTGATAGCCATATGGCGGCCGCTGAACTTCGCCAGCGTGGACCCTGAACTCGCCGAGGCCCGGGGTGTACCGGTGCGGATGCTTGCCATCGTGTTTATGGTCCTGCTGGGTGTCAGCGTCGCCCTGTCCATCCAGGTGGTGGGAGCCCTCCTGGTGCTGGCCCTGCTGATCACCCCTGCCGCAGCGGCCCTCAGGATAACGTCCTCGCCGGTGGCGGTGGTGGTGCTCAGCGTGGCCTTTGCTGTTACGGCAACGGTAGGCGGGATCCTGCTGGCCCTGGGCGGCCGGATTCCCATCAGTCCCTACGTCACCACGCTCTCATTCCTGATCTACGTGGTATGCCGCCTCATTGGTTCTGTCCGGGCCGGGAGGGGTATCAACGGCCGCATTTTGCAGCCGCAGTAA
- a CDS encoding sulfurtransferase, with the protein MDPLMDVAGLKTRLAEGLRTVLLDVRWALGDPHGHDHYLSGHLPGAVFVDLSTELAAPAVPERGRHPLPEAADFQAAARRWGIRNGDVVVAYDDSGNMAAARAWWMLRNAGLPDVYLLDGGLAAWRAAGLPLEAGHVRVEPGDVTLTDGNMPVLDAAAAATWPDSGLLLDARAGERYRGEVEPVDPRAGHIPGAVSAPTSDNVDKAGRFLSEGELRRRFELLGVRDGTPVAVYCGSGVTAAHQVAALEVAGFRAALYPGSFSEWSNNPELPVATGAEAGGGPPPGGNIAGHEGSVRL; encoded by the coding sequence ATGGATCCCCTGATGGACGTGGCCGGGCTAAAGACGCGCCTTGCCGAAGGCCTGCGCACCGTGCTGTTGGATGTCAGATGGGCCCTGGGTGATCCGCACGGACATGACCATTACCTCAGCGGGCACCTGCCGGGGGCAGTCTTCGTGGACCTCTCCACGGAACTGGCAGCACCCGCAGTTCCGGAGCGGGGCCGGCACCCGCTGCCGGAAGCTGCGGATTTCCAGGCTGCAGCGCGGCGCTGGGGGATCAGGAACGGCGACGTTGTGGTCGCCTACGACGACAGCGGCAACATGGCGGCCGCCAGGGCGTGGTGGATGTTGCGGAACGCCGGGCTTCCCGACGTTTACCTGCTCGACGGCGGCCTGGCTGCCTGGCGCGCGGCAGGCCTGCCTCTCGAAGCGGGCCACGTCCGGGTGGAGCCCGGGGACGTCACCTTGACGGATGGAAACATGCCCGTGCTCGACGCCGCTGCTGCCGCCACCTGGCCGGACAGCGGACTTTTGCTCGACGCACGTGCGGGGGAGAGGTACCGGGGCGAAGTTGAGCCTGTTGACCCCCGTGCCGGCCATATTCCAGGAGCTGTGAGCGCACCGACGTCGGACAACGTCGATAAAGCCGGGCGCTTCCTGTCCGAGGGGGAGTTGCGGCGACGGTTTGAGCTGCTGGGCGTCCGCGACGGTACTCCGGTTGCCGTCTATTGCGGATCCGGTGTGACCGCGGCCCATCAGGTGGCCGCCCTGGAGGTGGCAGGGTTCCGGGCAGCGTTGTACCCTGGCTCGTTCTCGGAGTGGTCCAACAACCCGGAACTGCCCGTGGCCACCGGCGCCGAAGCCGGTGGCGGACCGCCGCCAGGTGGAAACATCGCCGGCCACGAGGGTAGCGTCAGACTATGA